The following coding sequences are from one Acidobacteriota bacterium window:
- a CDS encoding UbiA family prenyltransferase has translation MKKYLSLVTFAHTVFALPFALLAAVLAARGLPPLPVLIWILVAMVGARSAAMAFNRIADRSIDAVNPRTRTRDIPAGRVSVAAASVFCALSASLFVLAAWRLNPLCLALSPVALLVVLGYSYTKRITALAHLVLGLGLAIAPVGAWIAVTGAFAAPPVVLGLSVLFWVAGFDVIYSLQDEAFDREHGLFSLPARLGARRALNVSTAFHALSLALLYGVFVLAGGGLLFGLGVVLAGVFLVRQHVLVKPGDLSRVDGAFFTANGWLSVAVFVCGAADVFLRR, from the coding sequence GTGAAGAAGTACCTCTCCCTCGTCACGTTCGCGCACACGGTCTTCGCGCTCCCGTTCGCGCTGCTCGCCGCCGTTCTCGCGGCACGGGGATTGCCGCCGCTCCCGGTGCTCATCTGGATCCTCGTCGCGATGGTGGGCGCGCGCTCGGCGGCGATGGCCTTCAACCGCATCGCCGACCGCTCAATCGACGCCGTGAATCCGCGCACCAGGACGCGCGACATCCCGGCCGGGCGCGTGTCGGTCGCCGCGGCTTCGGTCTTCTGCGCGCTCTCGGCCTCGCTCTTCGTCCTGGCCGCCTGGCGGCTCAACCCGCTATGCCTCGCGCTCAGTCCCGTGGCGCTCCTCGTGGTCCTCGGCTACTCGTACACGAAGCGCATCACGGCGCTCGCGCACCTCGTCCTCGGCCTCGGCCTCGCGATCGCGCCGGTCGGCGCGTGGATCGCCGTCACGGGCGCCTTCGCAGCGCCTCCGGTCGTCCTCGGCCTCTCCGTCCTCTTCTGGGTCGCCGGCTTCGACGTCATTTACAGCCTGCAGGACGAGGCCTTCGACCGCGAGCACGGGCTCTTCTCTCTGCCGGCCCGCCTCGGGGCCCGCCGGGCCCTGAACGTCTCGACGGCCTTCCACGCCCTCTCCCTGGCGCTCCTCTACGGCGTCTTCGTCCTCGCGGGCGGCGGACTCCTCTTCGGCCTGGGCGTCGTCCTCGCGGGCGTCTTCCTCGTCCGCCAGCACGTCCTCGTCAAGCCGGGCGACCTCTCCCGGGTGGACGGGGCCTTCTTCACGGCCAACGGCTGGCTTTCGGTGGCCGTCTTCGTCTGCGGGGCGGCCGACGTCTTCCTCCGCCGGTAG
- a CDS encoding UbiX family flavin prenyltransferase, which yields MAQRAGGKNDLILGISGASGSRLALRALQIFSASPDVERLHVVVSPRALVVARDELDANLTSVDAFVDAAGLDAATRAKLVLHPESAIDASIASGSFRTRGMAVLPCSAGTLASIAHGTSRGLLQRAADVCLKERRRLVLGLRETPLSLVHAENILAVTRAGAIVAPPVPAFYAARTAEAMLDAYLERVADLLDVAVDTAGFRWTGAR from the coding sequence ATGGCGCAGCGCGCGGGCGGGAAGAACGACCTCATCCTCGGAATCTCCGGGGCCAGCGGCTCGCGCCTCGCGCTCCGGGCGCTGCAGATCTTCTCGGCGTCGCCGGACGTCGAGCGCCTCCACGTCGTCGTCTCGCCGCGCGCCCTCGTCGTCGCGCGCGACGAACTGGATGCGAACCTGACGTCGGTCGACGCGTTCGTCGACGCGGCGGGCCTCGACGCCGCGACGCGAGCCAAGCTCGTCCTCCACCCCGAGAGCGCGATCGACGCCTCCATCGCGTCGGGCTCGTTCAGGACGCGGGGCATGGCCGTCCTGCCGTGCTCGGCGGGCACGCTCGCGTCCATCGCGCACGGGACGTCGCGCGGCCTCCTCCAGCGCGCGGCCGACGTCTGCCTGAAGGAGCGGCGGCGCCTCGTCCTCGGCCTCAGGGAAACGCCGCTCTCCCTCGTCCACGCCGAGAACATCCTGGCCGTCACCCGCGCGGGCGCGATCGTCGCGCCGCCCGTCCCGGCTTTCTACGCGGCGCGCACGGCCGAGGCCATGCTCGACGCGTACCTCGAGCGCGTCGCGGACCTTCTCGACGTCGCGGTCGACACCGCCGGCTTCCGCTGGACGGGAGCGCGCTGA